AGTAAATGAATCCGAGTCTTTTGATATTAAATATTCTGCAATAAAGCTGGTAAAGAGCCGTGTATCCTCATAAGAATAAAGGTTGTCCTGTAATGGAATGTATATTTGCAACCCCTTATTCCCGGAAGTCTTAATAAACCCAATTAAATTTAATTGGTCTAGTACTTCTTTTATATATAGTGCAGCTTTAATGGCTAAATGGAAATACTCTCTAGAAGGCGGATCTAAATCAAAAACGATTTCACTTGGCCCCTTGCTGTGGATGGTTTGAAAAGGAATATGGAATTCTATAGCAAGTTGGTTTCCGAGCCAAACCAGGGTTTTTAAATTGTTGCAAAGGACAAAATCAATCCCTTCTGAGGTATAGGTGTGTACAAACTCTGGTGCATAGTCAGGACAATTCTTTTGATAAAAGGCTTCACCAAACATACCATGGGGATATCGTATTACTGTTAGTAGTCGATCCTTTAAAAAAGGTAGCATGTATGGGGAAATTTCCCTTAAATATAAGATATAGTCGGCTTTTTTGATCGAAAGTTTCTCCCAAAGCGGTTTTTCTGGATGGGTTATTTCCAAGTCGGCAGGTAAGTTTTTTTGTGCATAAATAAATCGTTCATATGTGCAAACAGACGGATTCAAATCAAAGCGGAATCGGTCAAAATGTGGTTCTCGAAGCTGATTTTCGTATAACTCCAAATATTTTACTTCAAGACAGATTGCGGGCTCAACATAAATATATTGTGTATCTTCTCGAATCATGTTTTGCTTTATTGTTTGTTGAAGTGCCTGTTTTTCTTCCGGTTTAAACCCAAAGAGTACTTGACCAATACAATAAATCGAATCCTCCTTATATACCCCAACAAAAAAATAGCCGTTTGTTTTATCGAAGGAAATAATAAAACAGCTGACGTATTTCCAATTTTTATATTTTAGCCAATGTAATGAACGTTTACCTTCCTCCCAAAGGCTTTGTTTAAACTTCGCAATAATTCCTTCACCATCATAGAGGACTACTTTTTCCCATAAGTCATGGAAGTTTTCATGTTCTAAAACATATTGTATTAATTGGTCATTGTTAGGGTCTGTATTTAAGTCAAAACTGACTTTATTAAACAATTTTCGTAGTTCTTCTTTTCGTTTAAGAAAAGGCTGGTTGTTGAGAGGTTTCCCGCCAAGGACTAGTAAATCGAATACCATAAGTCGACAAGGGTGGTGGAAAGATTGGTCAAATATTTTTTTCTCTGATCTTAAACGCCCACGAACCTGAATTGCGGAGAAATTTGCTTTGTGAGTATTTTCAAGTAAAACTAGTTCGCCATCTAATCTAAGAGGAAGATAGGGTTTAAATTCCTCTTCATAATTCATTAAAAAAGTTTCGATCTCTGGAAATTGCGGTAAAAGAGTTTTCCCATTTCTACTTGTGAGTTCTATCCCATTAGAGTTCCAATCTAAAATGGCACGAAATCCATCATATTTAACTTCGTAAAGCCAATCGTGACGAACGGGAAGTTCGAAAGTTAAACTAGGCAGCATCGGCTTCATATCAATTTGTCCCTTCTTTTTTATTATTTTGTTACATTTTTACTGTGTTCATCCTTTTCCAATTGTTTTTACGAATGTGAACCAACAAGGAACGCAAAATAAAAATAAAAAAGATTGGAGAATTGTTTATGCATACGATGTGGAAGGGAAGTATCAGTTTTGGACTAGTGAATATTCCCATCAAGCTTCATACTGCAACAGAAGATAAGGATATTAAGCTTCGTACCTTGCATAATAAATGTCATGCGCCAATTAAATATGAAAAGATTTGCTCGGTTTGTGAAGAAGAAGTGAAGCCGGAAGATATCGTTAAGGCATATGAATATACGAAGGGAAAGTTTGTTGTTCTTGATCAAGATGAGCTTGAAAAATTAAGAAAAGAGAATGAAGAAAAGGCAGTAGAGATAATTGATTTTGTTAAAATCCAAGAGATTGACCCCATTTACTTTGATAGAAGCTATTATATGTCTCCTAATGAAGGTGGTGGAAAGGCTTACTCATTGTTACGAAAAGCATTACAGGAATCCCAAAAAGTAGGCCTGGCAAAAATTATTATCCGTTCTAAAGAACAACTTGCTGTTATCCGAGTGTATGAGAATACATTGGTGATGGAGACCATTCATTACCCTGATGAGGTCCGTAAAGCAGGTGACGTTCCGAATGTTCCCTCAGAGGACAAAGTTAGTCAAAAAGAATTAGACACAGCTATTTTGTTAATCGATCAGTTAACAAGTGAATTTGAACCAGAAAAATATACAGATGATTATCGTACTGCTCTCCTTGAATTAATTGAATCAAAACGAACAGGTAAAGAGACAGTCACTGCTGCATCCAAGGATGTTCCATCAAATGTGACTGACTTAATGGCAGCGTTGCAAGCATCAATTGATCGCACGAAACCTTCAAAAGTTGTGACACCAAAGAAAAAAACAGCTACAAAAGCAACAAAAGTTACAAAAGTGAAGAAAGAAGCATAACCTAAGGAATACATAAAAAGCTGA
The window above is part of the Bacillus sp. SORGH_AS_0510 genome. Proteins encoded here:
- a CDS encoding Ku protein, which codes for MHTMWKGSISFGLVNIPIKLHTATEDKDIKLRTLHNKCHAPIKYEKICSVCEEEVKPEDIVKAYEYTKGKFVVLDQDELEKLRKENEEKAVEIIDFVKIQEIDPIYFDRSYYMSPNEGGGKAYSLLRKALQESQKVGLAKIIIRSKEQLAVIRVYENTLVMETIHYPDEVRKAGDVPNVPSEDKVSQKELDTAILLIDQLTSEFEPEKYTDDYRTALLELIESKRTGKETVTAASKDVPSNVTDLMAALQASIDRTKPSKVVTPKKKTATKATKVTKVKKEA
- a CDS encoding DNA ligase D, whose product is MKPMLPSLTFELPVRHDWLYEVKYDGFRAILDWNSNGIELTSRNGKTLLPQFPEIETFLMNYEEEFKPYLPLRLDGELVLLENTHKANFSAIQVRGRLRSEKKIFDQSFHHPCRLMVFDLLVLGGKPLNNQPFLKRKEELRKLFNKVSFDLNTDPNNDQLIQYVLEHENFHDLWEKVVLYDGEGIIAKFKQSLWEEGKRSLHWLKYKNWKYVSCFIISFDKTNGYFFVGVYKEDSIYCIGQVLFGFKPEEKQALQQTIKQNMIREDTQYIYVEPAICLEVKYLELYENQLREPHFDRFRFDLNPSVCTYERFIYAQKNLPADLEITHPEKPLWEKLSIKKADYILYLREISPYMLPFLKDRLLTVIRYPHGMFGEAFYQKNCPDYAPEFVHTYTSEGIDFVLCNNLKTLVWLGNQLAIEFHIPFQTIHSKGPSEIVFDLDPPSREYFHLAIKAALYIKEVLDQLNLIGFIKTSGNKGLQIYIPLQDNLYSYEDTRLFTSFIAEYLISKDSDSFTIERMKKNRGNRLYVDYVQHSEGKTIIAPYSMRGNEYAGVATPLYWEEVEENLNLAIFTIENAIKRIQKQGDPFAGYFQAKQLQPFEPVLDFLKQRTVKKG